From Candidatus Pedobacter colombiensis, one genomic window encodes:
- the mgtA gene encoding magnesium-translocating P-type ATPase produces the protein MITHFSVRKNAAIMKLIQQVAKKEIQECLTLLNSHEEGLTGRIVHLKRKQFGLNEIQHNKTPSWYIQLFQAFLNPFIAVLIILAIISFVMDVVLADPADRDYKTVIVVAVMVLLSVLLRFWQEFTSNNAAEQLKSMVKTTATVLRKTSGKKEIAISELVPGDIIWLSAGDMVPADCRILQSKDLFISQAMLTGESFPVEKKHTEVTDTDQKGVLELDNICFMGTNVVSGTAMAVVVCTGSQTYFGALGKTLTGKRAETSFDKGVNKVSWLLIRFMLVMVPLVFLINGITKGDWMDALLFGISVAVGLTPEMLPMIVTANLAKGARNMSKSKVIVKRLNAIQNIGAMDILCTDKTGTLTMDKIVLERHLNVWGDQDDEVLKWAYLNSYHQTGLKNLLDVAVLEHIELHDYLKVEEDYQKLDEIPFDFHRRRMSVILQQKNGKHLLICKGAVEEMLELCSHSFEPGEDHQLHIEQDKIVAMDAKMREIVLNTSRKLNEEGLRVLLVAIKEYDQRPLNYGVADESNMVLTGFIGFLDPAKPSAKPAIESLQKLGVSIKVLTGDNEVVTKKICRDVGIPVNHIVLGSELEKLSDEELLEQIDQMTILAKLSPIQKSRVVKLLQRKGHTVGFMGDGINDAAALKDADVGISVDTAVDIAKENADIILLEKDLMVLRKGVIYGRRTFGNIIKYIKMTASSNFGNMFSMIGASALLPFLPMLPIQILIQNLLYDISQISIPWDSMDKEFIEKPQKWDARGISRFMIFIGPISSIFDYATFALMYFVFKANSPEHQSLFQSGWFIEGLLSQTLIVHMIRTRKIPFIQSWAAAPVVALTSLIMVIGILIPFSPFAATLKLQSLPLSYFPWLVGILLSYCLLTQTVKNWFIKRFNQWL, from the coding sequence TTGATCACGCATTTTTCTGTTAGGAAAAATGCCGCAATCATGAAACTGATCCAACAAGTCGCAAAAAAAGAAATTCAGGAATGCTTAACATTACTGAACAGCCATGAAGAAGGGTTGACAGGCCGCATCGTCCACCTCAAAAGAAAACAATTCGGCTTAAACGAAATACAACACAACAAAACGCCATCCTGGTACATACAACTGTTTCAAGCCTTTCTTAATCCATTTATTGCCGTATTAATTATCCTTGCTATCATTTCTTTTGTCATGGATGTGGTACTTGCTGATCCGGCAGACCGTGATTATAAAACAGTAATTGTTGTTGCTGTGATGGTATTGCTAAGTGTACTGCTGAGGTTTTGGCAGGAATTTACCAGTAACAATGCTGCAGAGCAGCTTAAAAGCATGGTGAAAACTACGGCAACAGTATTGCGCAAAACATCCGGAAAAAAAGAAATAGCGATCAGCGAATTGGTACCCGGTGATATCATCTGGTTAAGCGCTGGGGATATGGTACCGGCAGACTGCAGAATCCTACAATCTAAAGATTTGTTTATCAGTCAGGCAATGTTAACCGGCGAATCCTTTCCTGTGGAGAAAAAACATACCGAAGTTACCGATACCGACCAAAAGGGAGTATTAGAGCTCGATAACATTTGCTTTATGGGCACCAATGTGGTGAGTGGCACTGCAATGGCGGTAGTAGTTTGTACAGGTAGCCAAACCTATTTTGGAGCCTTAGGTAAAACGCTGACCGGCAAACGTGCTGAGACCAGTTTTGATAAAGGTGTGAACAAAGTAAGCTGGTTGCTCATCCGCTTTATGTTGGTTATGGTACCGTTGGTTTTCTTAATTAATGGCATTACCAAAGGCGATTGGATGGATGCTTTACTCTTTGGAATCTCTGTAGCCGTAGGCTTAACTCCCGAAATGCTACCAATGATTGTAACTGCCAATCTGGCTAAAGGAGCCAGAAACATGAGCAAATCCAAAGTAATTGTTAAGCGATTAAACGCCATTCAAAACATTGGCGCTATGGACATCCTGTGTACTGATAAGACAGGTACATTAACCATGGACAAAATTGTACTGGAAAGACACCTCAATGTTTGGGGAGATCAGGACGATGAAGTACTAAAATGGGCATACCTTAACTCCTACCATCAAACCGGCTTAAAAAATCTATTGGATGTAGCTGTTTTAGAGCACATAGAATTACACGACTACCTAAAAGTGGAAGAAGATTATCAAAAACTCGATGAGATCCCTTTCGATTTTCATCGCAGGAGAATGAGTGTAATCTTACAACAAAAAAATGGGAAACACCTGTTGATCTGCAAAGGCGCAGTAGAGGAAATGCTTGAACTTTGCAGCCATTCATTTGAACCAGGAGAAGATCATCAACTACATATAGAGCAGGATAAAATAGTAGCAATGGATGCTAAAATGCGTGAAATTGTACTAAATACCTCCAGGAAACTAAATGAAGAAGGTTTAAGAGTTCTACTCGTTGCCATCAAAGAGTACGACCAACGCCCCCTAAATTATGGCGTTGCTGATGAATCAAATATGGTTTTAACTGGCTTTATCGGCTTTCTCGACCCGGCAAAACCATCTGCAAAACCTGCAATAGAAAGTTTACAAAAACTGGGCGTAAGCATTAAAGTACTTACAGGAGACAATGAGGTGGTAACCAAAAAAATCTGCAGAGATGTGGGTATTCCTGTAAACCATATTGTGCTTGGATCTGAACTGGAAAAACTAAGTGATGAGGAGTTATTGGAACAAATAGACCAGATGACCATCCTGGCTAAGTTAAGCCCGATTCAAAAATCAAGAGTTGTTAAACTACTCCAAAGAAAAGGTCATACCGTAGGCTTTATGGGTGATGGTATCAACGATGCTGCAGCCTTAAAAGATGCTGATGTGGGCATTTCTGTAGACACTGCAGTAGATATTGCCAAAGAAAATGCCGATATCATTTTACTGGAAAAAGACTTGATGGTGCTTAGAAAAGGAGTTATTTACGGACGCCGTACATTTGGTAACATCATTAAATATATAAAAATGACGGCCAGTAGCAATTTCGGAAACATGTTTAGCATGATAGGTGCCAGCGCATTGTTGCCTTTCTTGCCAATGCTGCCAATTCAGATTTTGATCCAAAATCTATTGTACGACATTTCACAAATTTCTATCCCATGGGATAGCATGGATAAAGAGTTTATTGAAAAACCACAAAAGTGGGATGCCCGTGGGATCAGCAGATTCATGATTTTTATTGGTCCTATCAGTTCCATTTTTGATTATGCAACTTTTGCCCTGATGTACTTTGTTTTTAAAGCAAACAGTCCTGAGCACCAAAGTTTGTTTCAATCCGGTTGGTTTATAGAAGGGCTATTATCACAAACATTGATTGTACATATGATTCGTACCCGAAAAATACCATTTATTCAAAGCTGGGCAGCAGCCCCCGTTGTTGCATTGACCAGTTTGATTATGGTAATCGGTATCTTAATACCTTTTTCACCTTTTGCTGCCACACTTAAATTACAATCATTACCTTTAAGTTATTTTCCATGGTTGGTAGGAATTTTGTTGAGTTACTGTTTATTAACTCAGACTGTTAAAAACTGGTTCATTAAAAGATTTAATCAATGGCTCTAA
- a CDS encoding HAMP domain-containing sensor histidine kinase, translating into MKIRNKLTLLFTAIIATLLLVFAITVYLSYSKNREDEYYKELHKMAITKANLLLDAKIAPEVLQLIYKRTASDLYPEEVAIYDTQFNLLYHDAVKVDKVKETRAMIDEIVKNKEIKFNQADLQVVGFLFRHQGKDYVITAAAKDIYGLNNSRTLKYTLLIGFLSTIILLFITGRFFAKQALKPVSDLVSKVEEINAKSLDSRVNEGNGKDEIAELAITFNQMLDRLENSFDTQKQFVSSISHELRTPLATMLAELELSLQKERAPADYREAISHAIEDAQKLARLCNSLLDFAKASYHPSEISFKPVRLDEVLMDSRSQLLHQNPTYKINLIFEKEIEDDDFISIKGNEYLLTVAFMNVMDNGCKFSNDKECVVAITYHADKTIIRFQDKGIGISTEEISRIFKPFYRGENNKYANGSGIGLSLCKKIVDLHGGEIWVSSVQNEGTVFTIELPHL; encoded by the coding sequence ATGAAGATCAGGAATAAATTAACCTTACTGTTTACGGCTATTATAGCCACACTCCTATTGGTTTTTGCCATTACGGTATATTTATCGTATAGTAAAAACAGGGAAGATGAGTATTATAAAGAACTGCATAAAATGGCCATCACTAAGGCCAACCTCTTGCTCGATGCAAAAATAGCCCCCGAAGTACTTCAGCTCATTTATAAAAGAACAGCCAGCGACTTATACCCTGAAGAAGTCGCCATTTACGATACGCAATTTAACCTGCTTTATCACGATGCCGTAAAAGTCGATAAAGTAAAAGAAACCAGGGCAATGATTGATGAGATTGTTAAAAACAAAGAAATCAAGTTCAACCAGGCCGACCTGCAAGTGGTCGGTTTTCTATTTCGTCATCAGGGAAAAGACTATGTGATTACAGCTGCAGCAAAAGATATTTATGGCTTAAATAATTCCAGAACTTTAAAATACACCTTACTCATAGGCTTTTTGTCTACCATTATTTTACTATTTATTACCGGCCGCTTCTTTGCGAAACAAGCACTAAAACCGGTATCCGACTTAGTAAGTAAGGTCGAAGAGATCAATGCCAAAAGTCTGGACTCCAGGGTAAATGAAGGCAATGGAAAAGATGAAATCGCAGAACTTGCCATTACCTTTAATCAGATGCTCGATCGTCTGGAAAACTCTTTTGATACTCAAAAGCAATTTGTTTCCAGCATTTCTCACGAGCTGCGTACCCCTTTAGCAACCATGCTTGCCGAATTAGAACTATCTCTTCAAAAAGAACGCGCCCCTGCAGATTATCGTGAAGCCATTAGCCATGCTATTGAAGATGCTCAGAAGCTAGCCCGACTTTGCAATAGTTTACTCGACTTTGCCAAAGCCAGCTACCACCCTTCTGAAATTAGTTTTAAGCCAGTTCGACTGGACGAGGTTTTAATGGACTCAAGAAGTCAGCTTCTTCATCAAAATCCAACCTATAAAATCAACCTGATCTTTGAAAAAGAAATTGAAGATGATGATTTTATCTCTATTAAAGGAAATGAATATTTGCTTACCGTGGCCTTTATGAACGTAATGGACAATGGTTGCAAATTTTCGAACGATAAAGAATGCGTGGTGGCCATTACCTATCATGCAGATAAAACCATTATCCGTTTTCAGGATAAGGGAATTGGTATTTCTACAGAAGAGATCTCACGCATATTCAAACCCTTTTATCGGGGAGAAAATAACAAATATGCAAATGGAAGCGGCATAGGCCTATCGCTCTGCAAAAAAATTGTAGACCTTCATGGAGGTGAAATATGGGTTTCTTCGGTTCAAAATGAAGGCACAGTTTTCACAATAGAACTTCCACATCTATAA
- a CDS encoding response regulator transcription factor, protein MEILVIEDEQRVADLIKRGLEEQDFRVTLAFDGEMGRKLALSKPYDLIITDIILPKINGLDLCKEIRSVYPFIPIIMLTALGTTDDKVEGFDAGADDYLVKPFELRELHVRIRALLKRNNSAVKNQGFILKYADLELNNQTKTVTRSGTEISLTPKELKLLEYMMRNSERVLPRTEIAEKVWDAHFDTGTNFIDVYINYLRKKIDKDFATKLIHTKPGQGFIFKSE, encoded by the coding sequence ATGGAAATATTGGTTATAGAGGATGAGCAAAGGGTAGCTGACCTGATTAAAAGAGGACTTGAAGAACAAGACTTTAGGGTTACACTTGCCTTTGACGGCGAGATGGGCAGGAAACTTGCCCTATCAAAACCGTACGACCTGATCATTACAGATATTATTTTGCCCAAAATAAACGGATTGGATCTGTGTAAAGAAATCCGTTCCGTATATCCATTCATCCCGATCATTATGCTTACCGCCTTAGGTACTACTGATGATAAAGTAGAAGGCTTTGATGCCGGAGCCGATGATTATCTGGTAAAACCTTTTGAGTTGAGGGAGCTACATGTCCGTATTAGGGCACTGCTAAAAAGAAATAACTCAGCCGTAAAAAACCAAGGCTTTATTTTAAAATATGCAGATCTGGAACTGAACAACCAAACAAAGACTGTGACCCGTTCCGGAACAGAAATTAGCCTCACCCCAAAAGAGCTAAAGCTGCTCGAATACATGATGCGCAATAGCGAACGGGTATTACCACGAACAGAAATTGCCGAAAAAGTGTGGGACGCACATTTTGATACAGGCACAAACTTTATCGACGTTTACATCAATTACCTGAGAAAAAAGATTGATAAAGATTTCGCCACAAAACTTATCCATACCAAACCCGGACAAGGTTTTATATTTAAGTCAGAATGA
- a CDS encoding DEAD/DEAH box helicase: MSLDKLKLSKPLITAMNDAGYISAKEIQAKTMSRIIGGQDIIAIGPEGCGKTTTYVLGVLMKLKYSTDEAPKVLILVPDGERVEAVINEFMLLSKNRNLRIIGLYGTGGMEDDINDLLDGIDIVVATPTRARAIYLKLGLNLNRLQIFIVDDAEVIVKQGMQLPVAELARSAGKVQHLIFTTVVHDKLSLMIDQFMNFPTTIEVEDLGDSKAETHELLLYQLPNFKTKINLLNLLLRDDEVFDKVIVFVNTRLTAQKLGKSLHSAKPGAVSVLNPLFFDEEGFDHIEDFKDTPEARVLIVANEGTSDFDLSGIHFMFHFEVPEEKEIFLKRVVKEDERELVAITFATDLELAEVRKIEQSMGKKIDVMDLPEDLVIDKAVKAASGKIKKEVVEGPIGGGAFHEKKESNSKTHNYGIGQKAKMTMKKKHG; the protein is encoded by the coding sequence GTGTCGTTAGATAAATTAAAACTAAGCAAGCCGCTTATCACCGCAATGAATGATGCGGGATACATCTCTGCAAAAGAAATTCAGGCAAAAACAATGTCGCGGATTATTGGTGGGCAGGATATAATAGCTATTGGTCCGGAAGGCTGTGGTAAAACTACGACTTATGTGCTTGGCGTTTTAATGAAGTTAAAATACAGTACCGATGAAGCGCCTAAGGTATTGATTCTGGTACCTGATGGGGAACGTGTAGAAGCTGTAATTAATGAGTTTATGTTATTGAGTAAAAACAGGAACTTACGGATTATCGGCTTATACGGTACAGGAGGGATGGAAGATGATATCAATGACCTTTTAGATGGTATTGATATTGTTGTCGCTACGCCAACAAGGGCGCGTGCCATTTACCTTAAACTGGGCTTAAACCTCAATAGGCTGCAGATTTTTATTGTTGATGATGCCGAAGTGATTGTGAAGCAAGGGATGCAATTGCCTGTGGCCGAATTGGCCAGGAGTGCAGGCAAAGTGCAGCACTTGATATTTACGACAGTGGTACATGATAAACTGAGCTTGATGATTGATCAGTTTATGAATTTCCCAACTACAATTGAGGTAGAGGATTTGGGCGATAGCAAAGCGGAAACGCATGAGCTTTTATTATACCAGCTACCTAATTTTAAGACAAAGATTAACCTGTTGAACCTTTTATTAAGGGATGATGAGGTATTTGATAAAGTAATTGTATTTGTAAATACCCGGTTAACTGCACAAAAGCTAGGTAAAAGCTTGCATTCTGCTAAGCCTGGTGCGGTTTCTGTACTAAATCCTTTGTTTTTTGATGAGGAAGGTTTTGATCATATCGAAGATTTTAAGGATACACCTGAGGCCAGAGTTTTAATTGTAGCCAATGAAGGGACGTCTGATTTTGATCTTTCCGGTATTCATTTTATGTTCCATTTTGAGGTTCCTGAAGAGAAGGAAATATTTTTAAAACGGGTAGTTAAAGAAGACGAGAGAGAGCTGGTTGCCATTACTTTTGCAACTGACCTTGAACTTGCCGAAGTAAGGAAAATTGAACAATCAATGGGTAAAAAGATTGATGTGATGGATTTACCTGAAGATTTGGTGATTGATAAAGCGGTTAAGGCTGCTTCAGGTAAAATCAAGAAAGAAGTTGTTGAAGGCCCTATAGGTGGTGGTGCTTTCCATGAAAAGAAGGAAAGCAATTCAAAGACCCATAATTATGGGATAGGGCAGAAGGCTAAAATGACGATGAAGAAAAAACATGGATAG
- the mazG gene encoding nucleoside triphosphate pyrophosphohydrolase, which produces MPNNIPPVTATEPSSAFLRLLNVLDTLRTQCPWDKKQTMETLRHLTIEETYELSDAILEGDLEEVKKELGDVMMHLVFYARIAAETNDFTIVDVLNSVCDKLINRHPHIYGDVEVQDEQDVKRNWEKIKLKEGNKSVLSGVPAGLPSLVKASRIQEKARGVGFDWEDKSQVWEKVEEEMQEFKAEFNVVDNSAIDIEKAEDEFGDLLFSLINYARFININPENALEKTNKKFIKRFQYLESKAKENGKELQDMTLAEMDVYWNEAKLKK; this is translated from the coding sequence ATGCCCAACAATATACCTCCAGTTACAGCAACAGAACCTTCATCAGCTTTCCTTAGATTATTGAATGTTTTAGATACCCTGCGTACGCAATGTCCATGGGATAAAAAACAAACTATGGAAACATTGAGACATCTTACTATTGAAGAAACATATGAGCTATCGGATGCGATTTTAGAAGGCGATCTTGAAGAGGTTAAAAAAGAATTGGGTGATGTAATGATGCACCTGGTGTTTTATGCACGCATTGCTGCTGAGACTAACGACTTTACTATCGTAGATGTGTTAAACAGCGTGTGCGACAAACTGATTAACCGCCACCCACATATTTATGGCGATGTAGAGGTTCAGGATGAACAGGATGTAAAACGCAACTGGGAAAAAATTAAACTCAAAGAAGGCAATAAATCTGTATTGTCCGGTGTGCCTGCCGGTCTTCCATCTTTGGTAAAAGCTAGCCGCATACAGGAAAAAGCACGTGGTGTTGGATTCGACTGGGAAGATAAATCTCAGGTTTGGGAAAAAGTTGAAGAGGAGATGCAGGAGTTTAAAGCCGAGTTTAATGTGGTCGACAACTCGGCTATTGATATTGAAAAAGCAGAAGATGAATTTGGTGATTTACTGTTCTCTTTGATCAACTATGCCCGCTTTATCAATATAAATCCGGAAAATGCACTTGAGAAAACCAATAAAAAATTCATTAAGCGCTTTCAATATCTCGAAAGCAAAGCCAAAGAAAACGGAAAGGAATTGCAGGATATGACTTTGGCTGAAATGGATGTCTATTGGAATGAAGCCAAGTTAAAAAAATAA
- a CDS encoding AI-2E family transporter, which translates to MKDISRPFYTKLAMVLFSIISLGYLAIQGQTLLAPLLTSFLLALLLLPLCGYMERKWRFKRSIAAIVSVVLMIAVISGILYFLINQLTDLWKDWPLLRHQAETAFHDIQLWISRTFNVNTQKQIDYLKNSASNALSTSASVVGATLLTVSSTFLFLFFLLLFTFFILNYRAVLFNFLTSVFEEKHAQKVGEIVRQVQYIIKRYITGLFLQMFIVTILMIFLLLVLNVKYAILLGLITGIFNVIPYLGIFTALLISILITFATAGAGKVFLIVVAFVSVHALDGNILMPLVVGSKVKINALFAFIGIVIGEMIWGISGMFLCIPYLAVLKIIFDKVDPLKPWGILLGSEEKPLKKRRVYRITKKIKLEEQE; encoded by the coding sequence ATGAAAGACATCTCCCGGCCATTTTACACCAAGTTAGCAATGGTGTTATTTTCGATTATTAGCCTGGGTTATCTGGCTATTCAGGGGCAAACGCTGTTAGCTCCTTTACTAACCTCCTTTTTATTGGCGTTGTTGTTGTTGCCGCTATGCGGTTACATGGAGCGAAAATGGCGTTTCAAAAGAAGCATTGCAGCCATTGTATCTGTAGTATTGATGATTGCTGTCATTTCTGGAATACTTTACTTCCTGATCAATCAGCTCACCGATCTCTGGAAAGACTGGCCATTATTAAGACACCAGGCCGAAACTGCTTTTCACGATATACAGCTTTGGATTTCCAGAACATTCAATGTCAACACACAAAAACAAATAGACTACCTTAAAAATAGTGCTAGCAATGCTTTATCAACAAGTGCTTCTGTAGTTGGAGCTACATTACTTACGGTATCCTCTACTTTTCTATTCCTCTTTTTTCTGCTTTTGTTTACCTTTTTTATCCTTAACTATCGTGCTGTACTTTTTAATTTTCTGACCTCAGTTTTTGAAGAAAAACATGCACAAAAGGTAGGCGAAATAGTAAGACAAGTACAATATATCATTAAGAGATACATAACAGGCCTGTTTTTACAAATGTTTATCGTTACTATATTAATGATATTCCTGCTCCTGGTATTAAATGTAAAATATGCTATTCTACTCGGTCTGATTACGGGGATTTTTAATGTCATCCCCTACCTGGGAATCTTTACCGCGTTGCTGATTAGCATACTCATTACCTTTGCCACTGCCGGAGCAGGTAAGGTTTTCTTAATTGTAGTTGCCTTCGTCTCTGTTCATGCACTTGATGGAAATATATTGATGCCCCTAGTTGTGGGTTCTAAAGTGAAAATAAACGCTTTATTTGCCTTTATTGGCATTGTAATAGGCGAAATGATATGGGGTATATCAGGCATGTTTCTATGTATCCCCTACCTTGCAGTACTTAAAATCATTTTTGATAAGGTTGACCCTTTAAAACCATGGGGTATTTTATTAGGAAGCGAAGAAAAACCCTTAAAGAAAAGAAGGGTATACCGTATTACCAAAAAAATAAAACTTGAAGAACAAGAATAG
- the mnmD gene encoding tRNA (5-methylaminomethyl-2-thiouridine)(34)-methyltransferase MnmD, which yields MNKITLTADGSNTLYNESIGEHYHSKHGALQESKHVFIDAGLKHAIATFPDQEINILEVGFGTGLNFLLSAAYAEENQVKLNYTSLEAFPLQIEELESTGYNNYVPKPIWDGVVNNYGKALQQTVNILPDQRLRIVHTYLHRYETDQQFDLIYYDAFSVQHQPEMWTDEIIAHVCQFLKSGGIFVTYAITGKLKRALKSIGFTIEKLQGAPGKREMLRATKG from the coding sequence ATGAATAAGATCACTTTAACGGCCGACGGTTCCAACACCTTATACAACGAAAGCATTGGCGAGCATTACCACTCTAAACATGGCGCCTTACAGGAAAGCAAACATGTATTTATCGATGCCGGATTAAAACATGCCATTGCTACCTTCCCTGATCAGGAGATCAATATTCTTGAAGTTGGCTTTGGTACAGGTCTCAATTTTTTGCTGAGTGCAGCTTATGCAGAAGAAAATCAAGTAAAGCTTAATTATACCTCACTAGAAGCATTTCCGCTACAAATTGAAGAGCTGGAATCAACAGGATACAATAACTATGTACCAAAACCGATATGGGATGGAGTGGTTAACAATTACGGCAAAGCCTTACAGCAAACCGTAAACATCCTTCCCGATCAGCGATTAAGAATTGTACATACCTATCTGCATAGATATGAAACCGATCAACAATTTGACTTGATCTATTACGATGCTTTTTCCGTACAGCATCAGCCCGAAATGTGGACCGATGAAATTATTGCTCATGTTTGTCAGTTTCTCAAATCTGGCGGTATTTTTGTAACTTATGCCATTACCGGTAAGCTAAAGCGCGCATTAAAAAGCATTGGCTTTACGATAGAGAAATTACAAGGTGCTCCCGGAAAAAGGGAAATGTTAAGAGCTACAAAAGGATAA
- a CDS encoding MmcQ/YjbR family DNA-binding protein, translated as MDIESLRDYCLGLRGATEGMKWEHLCFMIEEKIFVLASLEDGHLCMKCDPEDFDELTARHGIQQAPHFARRQWVELESLEVMPDNELQKRIADSRKLVLSKLSKKIQSKYA; from the coding sequence ATGGATATAGAATCATTGAGGGACTATTGTCTCGGTTTGCGTGGTGCAACAGAAGGAATGAAATGGGAACACCTCTGTTTTATGATAGAAGAGAAAATTTTTGTACTTGCTTCATTAGAGGATGGACATCTTTGCATGAAATGTGATCCTGAAGATTTTGACGAGCTTACGGCAAGGCATGGCATTCAGCAGGCCCCTCACTTTGCGCGTAGGCAATGGGTTGAACTGGAAAGTCTGGAGGTAATGCCTGACAACGAATTGCAAAAACGTATTGCCGATTCGCGTAAATTGGTTTTAAGTAAATTGTCTAAGAAAATACAGTCGAAGTATGCGTAG